The genomic interval GCCTCTTGTGACCTTAgagatcatatatatatatatatatatatatctgaagaCTCATGTTGTCGGTGAAATCAGATGAAATAAGAGTAATATTACATGTCTTGTGGCACAGAGATAACACATCCACGTTGACACCATTTGGTTTCACCCCAGTCAAAGACATACACTGTACAGACATTTAGATCATTGTTTTAACCAAAGTGACTTAGAATTAACACATAAAATgggtatattatacagtatatttggCCCATGCAGGAATCAAACAACTCAAGTCTGATGCTGCAAACAGCATGCTTGAATTAAAGGAACAATTTGAACTATGTCTTAACATTGCACATTAGCTTCGTGTCCACaggattttattttttacccttaTCTTACCAAGTAAGTTGactgaacacattctcatttacaacaacgacctggggaatagttacaggggagaggaggggggatgaatgatcCAACTGGAAGTAGGGGATGATTagatggccatgatggtatgagggccagattgggaatgcCATGTGGTCTCCTGTACAGTGTTTTGTTAGTTCACATAGGAGTCCTTAAAGTCAGCGATGGCTTCATTCACACAGTTAAAGAGTCCAAAGGTGTTTTATCCCATCACTAGGACAGCAGACTCAATCCATTCCAATCAGTAACTGATCTTGATGAAATGAACAATTTCTTGATGACTTTCCTTCAACATACGATCACTGCAGGTTGTATGACTAGGTGCTTCCGCTGAATTCTTTATTGTTATTTGTCATGTGGTTAGCAAAGACAAAGTCTGTCAGTAATTTGGGCCTATCAGATATCACCAGTAACTGATATTACAAGCATCCAGTCATCTCTTGGGCTTATCATATTGTGGGCACATTGCTCTACCCAGGAGTTAATgacgcatgccagatcttacaacacctggataggtattttatgtATCAGCTACccacatcatatgttatagcaatctggtgccCGACGGGACAGTCGATGAtgtggcacgcaaccattggttgagcAGGGGAACGCAACCTTTATCTTATCTTAgcatctcctgtctctcctccaatgacatctcatcttcctcctctctgccccgcCCTCTTCCTAATCCAATCCCGTCTGCCGCCCTTGCTACCGGGTCCTCGAGTTCCTCTTCTGAGCTGCAAGCACTGCTTTGGGTGCCCCGGGAGAAGATCCTGCGGCGTGATTGGGTGCTGAGGTCCAGCAGGTCAAAAGAATCGGAGGAGAGGAGGCTGTCCTCACTCACCACGCTGGGGGGTCTGCTGCCCCCGGAGGCCTGATGGAGCTGGTGTAGTGCCTCAGGGAAATGGGCCAGAGCTGAGGATAAGGAGGGATGAAGGGCATCAGGGAGGTCCAGGCTGTGTGAGAACTTGCCGTTGCGCTTTAGAATGCCTTTCCTCCTTCTCACTGCTTCCGTCCTCATCGTTGGACTGTGCTCTgagctgggggagggggagtggggatcGTAAGAGCAGCACATATCTCCATCAACCCCTCTACCTCCTACTCCTGTGCCCGCTCCAGACATACCTCTCTCTGGGGATGAGCAGTACCCTGACTCACCACCATACAGGTTCTTTAGGATCCCCTTCTTGGGCATCttggaggaggaatgggagaacaTAGAGGGGGCAGGCAGGCTTGTGGACAGACCAtcactgtgtgagtgagtgtgtgtgtgagctctgtGGGGCTGGGGAGGCAGGTTGCAGGGCTTGGCGGAGGAGTTCTCACCCATCACTCTAGGAGGGGGCAGGAAGGTTGAATCAAAGCTCCGCTGGGGTTTCAGAATCccctttggtttcttcctctCGACCTGGCCTATGGAGGAAGAGGAAAtggaggcggcggtggtggtggtggtgttgatggcaGTTGTCGTACAAACTGGACTACATGCTCCCAGTGCATTCTGGGGGATAGTGTTCACCTTACGCGACTTCCTTAAACTTGACCTCTCCCCCCTCGACCTCACCCCTCCCCCGCGATCACCCTTCAGGGGGAAGCTGAAGTAGAACGGGTGAGGGTGAGCGGAAGGGTCAGAGCTCGGGCAACTGGTTGCCGTGGCAACCCGGTTCTGCCAGTCTATGTAGCGGGCGAGCAGCGGGGAGGGGCAGTCCTGGTGGGGGGATGAGGGGCAGTCACATACACTGTCCTCATAGCCCCAGTTGACCCACCAGTGGTTGGCTATGTCCTCCACCGTGGCCCTCTCCTCTACACGCACCGTCAGCAGCCAGTCAATCAGGGCACAGGCGTCTGTGTGGAGgggacagacacaggcagggctCAGTACAATAAAACGGTTTACAGGACAGTCATGGACTAACAGGTTTACAGTTCCTTGTGAGACTGCAGGTGATGTGTAGGCTTACCTGAGGGAGGATTTGGTCTGCGGTAGCGTCCCTGGCTGATCTGCTCTGTGAGCGCTCTGTAGCTAGCCCCGTCAAACGGCATACTGCCGTACACCAGCGCATACAGCAAGACTCCCATAGCCCAGCAGTCCACCTGACACAGACCCAGGAGAAACACAGGGAAACggtgtaagggtgtgtgtgtgtgtgtgtgtgtgtgtgtgtgtgtgtgtgtgtgtgtgttgtcctcttACCTCTGGGCCATGATAGGGCAGTCCCTTGACTATCTCTGGGGAGGCGTAGAGAGGACTCCCACAGTACGTCTGGAGCAAATTGTCCTTCTTAAAGCGGTTGGACAGGCCAAAGTCAGCcagctacagacacagagagacagagagagagagaggagaggagagagaaagagggagagagaagcattTTAGGTTAAAGAACAAAGAAATCTAATTTTAATATTTCTATAAAATAGTTTGACAGCTGAGCACCAGTGACTGAAGTGACACGATATACTGAATGGATACTTAATGTCATGAGATAACATCAGGGACATATTGTACTGTAGACcccaggccagactgctgtctGCTATTACGTGGAGTCAAGAAGCACACGTAATGATAATGTAATGGGCTAATTAGTCTGTGATAaagtaacacagacacacacgcacgttaCAAATTCCATCCCGGTGACTGTGCTTTCCCTGCATTAACCTTGTGGTAGAACACAACAATCCACCACAACACTCCATTCAGTTATTTTCAAAGGGCCAGAAATAGAAGTGTGGTCAGGTTTGGCCAACGCAAGccagaggatagagaagagggcCAAGAACAGCATCCAACAAACACTCATGTATCAAGACAGGCCCTCAGAAGGGTGAGGGCCCAGGGGTGCCAGACTGTAGCCTGAGGACCAGGGTCGTCATTGCGATCTTGAGTGAATATTAACACACGCGCCCTAGTGGCACTGACAATAGAAAGACCTATTGCCTATCCTAGATCAAAATTACACTTGACCTTACACACAATTACATCTTCATGCACCttctgttgtgtgtgtatgtactgttcagatgtaggatctttttaaattatttttgttaACCAATCCACGGAGGACAAATATTTTCGTTTTTTTACAGATTTTTTGCTACATTTACAAACGTACATTTTACATTcatggtacttttatataaagCAGCCACATAACAGAAATACATGACCAAACAtaagctctttaatcccgcccctcagtcactctcagcccatcccacctatcaccatagacctcagctctttaatcccgcccctcagtcactctcagcccatcccatctatcaccatagaccaccctctcagaccatcccacctatcacaaTAGACAACCCtcatttggtttccatgtgccatatatttttcaattgtacGGTGATGTTTTACAACATTTTTTAACCTTTCAAATCGTAAATTATCAACAGATTGTGAGATAATACTTTTAGGAAAAgttatttattgactgactatggctttccaaatcgcCCAACACTGGTATTTGTAGTGTTCGTTTGTTGTTTATAGTTTTGtataatgttgtgttagtgtatgtaagttgttctgtctgaaacgttgttccccctgctgctattggaccaggtctctcttgaaaaaaagacattatctcaatgagaaaaacctgtataaataaaggttaaataaataaataaaattgtaatGTTCATTTTAAGTGAATGTTGggatttttttaaccattcctgaacctgtgaccagaaacaagctacataggggcaataccagaataaatgatctattgattctgtctcttcgcagcaaaatgtaggatcttaatgtaGGATAttaatgtaggatcttaattggaACTGTATGGTCGTAGCAAAATATTCCCGTTGTAACAGGATTTGaacatttagtccataatgttgcttgatcagtggttaggctgttagctggccaaaagtagggTACATGAGAAGTGCAATACTGTTCATAtaaatgtgtgttagtgtgggttttcagtgcaTTTATGTAAATCATGAAGCTCATCTATTTTtcctgatcaaattaagatcctacatctctacatgtgtgtttataaaaaatatattacagTTGATTTATATCATAattggggaagtgtgtgtgttctacctggCTCCAGCACGAGTCAGGCGGACGGAGTTAAGCCTGCATGCCATTCCTGCTCTCATTTTGTTCCTCTAGTTCTTAGAAGAGGCATTCTTTTGccttgacacacaaacacacacaccgcctctctccatatctcctctGCCCACACG from Oncorhynchus tshawytscha isolate Ot180627B linkage group LG22, Otsh_v2.0, whole genome shotgun sequence carries:
- the LOC112222325 gene encoding NUAK family SNF1-like kinase 1; the encoded protein is MGRREIRRDHRSSVMSTEDRSERRENMQDTADTETGDDGSETSSLDSRRLLSGDKRRSHTGETGSMPVEVKKHQHKHNLKHRYEVMETLGKGTYGKVKRAMERTTRKTVAIKSIRKESITDDLDRVHIKREIEITSALKHPYIIRFHEVFESRDKIVIVMEYASRGELYDYVNERRRLVETEARDIFRQITSAVHYCHTNGVVHRDLKLENILLDQDLNVKLADFGLSNRFKKDNLLQTYCGSPLYASPEIVKGLPYHGPEVDCWAMGVLLYALVYGSMPFDGASYRALTEQISQGRYRRPNPPSDACALIDWLLTVRVEERATVEDIANHWWVNWGYEDSVCDCPSSPHQDCPSPLLARYIDWQNRVATATSCPSSDPSAHPHPFYFSFPLKGDRGGGVRSRGERSSLRKSRKVNTIPQNALGACSPVCTTTAINTTTTTAASISSSSIGQVERKKPKGILKPQRSFDSTFLPPPRVMGENSSAKPCNLPPQPHRAHTHTHSHSDGLSTSLPAPSMFSHSSSKMPKKGILKNLYGGESGYCSSPERGMSGAGTGVGGRGVDGDMCCSYDPHSPSPSSEHSPTMRTEAVRRRKGILKRNGKFSHSLDLPDALHPSLSSALAHFPEALHQLHQASGGSRPPSVVSEDSLLSSDSFDLLDLSTQSRRRIFSRGTQSSACSSEEELEDPVARAADGIGLGRGRGREEEDEMSLEERQEMLR